In Naumovozyma dairenensis CBS 421 chromosome 2, complete genome, the following are encoded in one genomic region:
- the NDAI0B01680 gene encoding Zn(II)2Cys6 transcription factor domain-containing protein (similar to Saccharomyces cerevisiae RGT1 (YKL038W); ancestral locus Anc_2.547), with product MSRTSLFISPIIPHRAKLNDTMNMSNSNNEPTSPKSLTETSKKRSKVSRACDQCHKRRIRCNYNKVTNMCAGCKRIGEHCLFTRIPLKRGPVKGYTKSRRNSSLSSDGSSSAFNTINQLSRVISLNDSIQLPPLNVTNKLTTQQPLSYPVIQQLPTAQVSVIQQQQQQQQQQQQQQQQQQQQQQQQQQQPFWKVPYRDITSQYRDSTLNNNNNKIIIPSEKQLYPMEQNYPISNGNYNTNYNVMRQQSLGTNINSYSNSLQQQQQQQQIKSDHYQNAIPRKLSSNISPRTGSSPSSASSSSNSPTSATIYPCFGKDQQLLLLSSSSPSSTIYPYSQFNKRKENNNIPKKAATRVTRSSLPNAIVSTSYEPTSNNKLVIANEKEEISKTLSKERLITQRQQELSHNGNDSMNNNSNSNSNPERLINEYYKLIHIELPIIPMNESTFKSMILPHLLKTASSSSSSVLNVARTINECFISSLELLLSHTEHDDMIKYMMNIFEKLLQIYPNVSSSSSSSSSSSSSSSSSSSSSSSSLCGDDEDDELSWVNKLLFVNSLIILNYLNMLIGFISTILLGMSLSLFNGLKLNHHHHHHHHHGHGVVDKDGMGKKIQYDKIMKRCYVLIIFFDCLQCFDDVDICKFSNHKISKDVIMNVFIDDDNDDLTEGVSLLNDKLRLFCLINDITNERNKSMLLFGSILDDQENRIWLPDFEHNNDDDNNKEEEREGEKGKNNVIEYFQNVLIIKQYLMKSLLSLKENSFDSRGQNNKKFKDISSKLCSIISQIVKILQIYEGDIIAKGRKINDNTRKYFFFRHLIIQEIIKLIDSIKYMPSVLISKLLMKDGNRQGIDDDDDADQEKEEHNSIIVKLSNSMNDMVQITAFLSDKIYQDEWIGKGRGKDTKKQENNDIVKAVDDISRFINTGMELSR from the coding sequence ATGAGTCGAACTTCGTTATTCATTTCTCCAATAATTCCACATCGTGctaaattaaatgatacGATGAATATGAgcaattcaaataatgaaccAACTTCTCCTAAATCATTAACAGAGACAAGTAAGAAGAGAAGTAAAGTATCTAGAGCATGTGATCAATGTCACAAGAGAAGGATAAGATGTAATTATAACAAAGTGACAAATATGTGTGCTGGTTGTAAGCGGATCGGAGAACATTGTCTTTTCACAAGAATCCCATTGAAAAGAGGTCCTGTCAAAGGTTATAcaaaatcaagaagaaatagtAGCTTAAGTAGTGAtggatcatcatcagctTTCAACACGATTAACCAATTATCGAGAGTCATATCTCtaaatgattcaattcaattacCACCATTGAATGTTACCAATAAACTGACCACACAACAACCGTTATCATATCCCGTTATACAACAACTGCCAACTGCCCAGGTAAGTGTTATtcagcaacagcaacagcaacagcaacagcaacagcaacagcaacagcaacagcaacagcaacagcaacagcaacagcaacaaccTTTCTGGAAAGTTCCTTATCGTGATATTACTTCCCAATATAGAGATTCGactttgaataataacaataataagattATTATACCAAGTGAAAAACAACTTTATCCAATGGAACAAAATTATCCAATAAGTAATGGTAATTATAATACTAATTATAATGTTATGAGGCAACAAAGTTTAGGGACTAATATCAATTCGTATAGCAATAGtttacaacaacaacaacaacaacaacaaattaAGAGTGATCATTACCAAAATGCAATCCCAAGAAAATTATCCTCTAATATATCACCAAGAACTGGGTCATCTCCATCTTCtgcatcatcttcatcaaattctCCAACTTCTGCAACAATATATCCATGTTTTGGAAAAGATcaacaattattattattatcttcttcttctccatCTTCAACTATTTATCCGTATTCtcaatttaataaaaggaaagaaaataataatatacctAAAAAGGCAGCAACTAGAGTAACTAGATCCTCATTACCAAATGCGATTGTCTCCACGTCATATGAACCAACAagcaataataaattagtGATagcaaatgaaaaagaagaaatatccAAAACGTTGAGTAAGGAAAGATTAATCACACAACGGCAGCAAGAATTGAGCCATAACGGTAACGATAGTATGAATAACAATTCGAACTCGAACTCGAATCCAGAACGTTTGATTAATGAGTATTACAAATTAATTCATATTGAATTACCAATCATACCAATGAACGAATCCACTTTTAAATCCATGATATTACCACATCTTCTTAAAACTGCGTCCTCTTCATCCTCTTCTGTATTGAATGTTGCAAGGACGATCAATGAATGTTTTATAAGTTcattagaattattattatctcaCACGGAACATGATGATATGATAAAATACatgatgaatatatttgaaaaattattacaaatcTACCCTAATGtatcatcgtcatcatcatcatcgtcatcatcgtcatcatcatcatcatcatcatcatcatcatcatcatcatcattatgtggtgatgatgaagatgatgaattgtCGTGggttaataaattattatttgtaaatAGTTTAatcattttgaattatttgaatatgttGATAGGATTCATTAGTACGATATTATTAGGGATGAGTTTAAGTTTATTCAATGGGttgaaattaaatcatcatcatcatcatcatcatcatcatggTCATGGTGTTGTTGACAAGGACGGAATggggaaaaaaatacaatatgataaaataatgaaacGTTGTTatgttttaattatatttttcgaTTGTTTACAATGttttgatgatgttgatatatgtaaattttccaatcataaaatttcaaaagatgTCATTATGAATGTAttcattgatgatgataatgatgatttgacTGAAGGGGTGTCTCTGttgaatgataaattacgattattttgtttaattaatgatataacgaatgaaagaaacaagagtatgttattatttggatcCATATTGGATGATCAAGAGAATCGCATTTGGTTACCGGATTTCGaacataataatgatgatgataataataaagaagaagaaagagaagGAGAAAAGGGAAAGAACAAtgttattgaatatttccaaaatgttcttattattaaacaatatttaatgaaatcgTTACTATcattaaaggaaaatagTTTTGATTCCCGAGgtcaaaataataaaaaatttaaagatatatcAAGTAAGTTAtgttcaataatttctcaaattgttaaaatattacaaatttATGAAGGTGATATTATTGCCAAAGggagaaaaataaacgATAATACTaggaaatattttttcttccgTCATTtaattattcaagaaataattaaattgattgattcaataaaatatatgcCATCAGTTTTAATTAGTAAATTACTAATGAAAGATGGGAACCGCCAAGgaattgatgatgatgatgatgctgatcaagaaaaagaagaacataATTCTATAATTGTGAAATTGTCTAACTCTATGAATGATATGGTTCAAATCACTGCTTTTTTAAGCGacaaaatatatcaagACGAATGGATTGGAAAGGGAAGGGGGAAAGATACGAAAAAACAAgagaataatgatattgtaAAAGCTGTTGATGATATAAGTAGGTTCATCAATACTGGAATGGAATTATCAAGGTAA
- the NDAI0B01690 gene encoding UTP--glucose-1-phosphate uridylyltransferase (similar to Saccharomyces cerevisiae YHL012W and UGP1 (YKL035W); ancestral locus Anc_2.546): MSGSKRHTKTQSTYAFESNTSNVAASQMRNALNKLADSVKDEQLRFQFENQLDSFFSLFRRYLVEKSSGSTLEWEKIKSPNPNEVVDYNVISQQPENVTNLSKLAVLKLNGGLGTSMGCVGPKSVIEVRDGNTFLDLSVRQIEHLNRQYDSDVPLLLMNSFNTDKDTEHLIKKYSANRIRIRSFNQSKFPRVYKDSMLPVPTTINDPLDAWYPPGHGDLFESLHASGELDALIAQGREILFVSNGDNLGATVDLKILNHMLETGAEYIMELTDKTRADVKGGTLINYDGQVRLLEVAQVPKEHIDEFKNIRKFKNFNTNNLWINLKAIKRLIESSALQMEIIPNGKTIVRNGHEINVLQLETACGAAIRHFEGAHGVVVPRSRFLPVKTCSDLLLVKSDLFYLQHGALKLDPTRFGPNPLIKLGSHFKKVSNFNSRISHIPKIVELDHLTITGNVFLGKDVTLRGTVIIVCSDGQRIDIPNGSILENVVITGNLQILEH; this comes from the coding sequence ATGTCAGGATCTAAAAGACACACAAAGACTCAATCTACTTATGCCTTCGAAAGCAACACAAGTAATGTCGCAGCTTCTCAAATGAGAAATGCTCTAAACAAATTGGCTGATTCTGTCAAAGATGAACAATTACGTTTCCAATTCGAAAATCAATTAGATTCATTCTTCTCCCTATTCAGAAGATATCTTGTTGAAAAATCTTCTGGTTCCACTTTAGAATGGGAAAAGATTAAATCTCCAAATCCAAATGAAGTCGTGGATTATAACGTTATCAGTCAACAACCAGAAAACGTTACtaatttatctaaattGGCTGTcttaaaattaaatggtGGTCTTGGGACATCAATGGGGTGCGTGGGTCCAAAATCTGTCATCGAAGTTAGAGATGGTAACACTTTCTTAGACCTTTCTGTAAGACAAATTGAACATTTAAATAGACAATACGATAGTGACGTCCCcctattattaatgaattcatttaataCGGATAAAGATACTGAAcatttaattaaaaaatattctgctaatagaattagaattagatCTTTTAATCAATCTAAATTCCCAAGAGTATATAAGGATTCCATGTTACCAGTGCCAACTACTATTAATGACCCATTAGATGCTTGGTACCCACCTGGTCATGGTGATCTTTTCGAATCATTACATGCTTCTGGTGAATTAGATGCTTTAATTGCTCAAGGTAGAGAAATCCTTTTCGTTTCAAATGGTGATAATTTAGGTGCTACTGtggatttgaaaatattaaatcataTGTTAGAAACTGGTGCTGAATATATTATGGAATTGACCGATAAGACAAGAGCAGATGTGAAAGGTGGtactttaattaattatgaTGGTCAAGTTAGATTATTAGAAGTTGCACAAGTTCCAAAGGAAcatattgatgaatttaaaaatattagaaaatttaaaaattttaatacaaataatttATGGATTAATTTAAAGGcaattaaaagattaattGAATCAAGTGCTTTACAAATGGAAATCATTCCAAATGGTAAGACAATTGTAAGAAATGGTCATGAAATTAATGTATTACAATTAGAAACTGCTTGTGGTGCTGCAATTAGACATTTTGAAGGTGCTCATGGTGTAGTGGTTCCAAGATCAAGATTCTTACCAGTGAAAACTTGTtcagatttattattagtaaaaTCTGATTTATTCTATTTACAACATGGTGCTTTGAAACTTGATCCAACAAGATTTGGCCCAAATccattaattaaattaggTTCTCATTTTAAAAAAGTttccaatttcaattcaagaatttctcatattccaaaaattgttgaattagATCATTTAACCATTACAGGTAACGTTTTCTTAGGTAAAGATGTCACTTTAAGAGGTACAGTTATCATTGTTTGTTCTGATGGACAAAGAATCGATATCCCAAATGGTTCCATATTGGAAAATGTTGTCATCACAGGTAATTTACAAATATTAGAACATTGA
- the DSN1 gene encoding MIND complex subunit DSN1 (similar to Saccharomyces cerevisiae DSN1 (YIR010W); ancestral locus Anc_7.175), with protein sequence MSVELPPNKRKMYPTRIQTIKTDHLDNPSKSIQSDIQIETANDNNNDDDNHTGITKNKNKNNKNKNKNKNELKRSSPFNTDQDKQDINNVDDHDFKFKRHRIKNSNDIPSLGERLDNLQDINRARRIDNFNSSIQVPPSSKADNRTNNTDHVNIPTDHASVSQLRHQQQLKKQVDNPFQASGSVSSDSSTGNDGMNIQNAAPGLGPTPYMPYMYYYPPPPPPAQLLPPNSNFSPKNYQSFPPSFPPPHPPFSVPNYLLSPVQNSQYLPNSSLQPFYPTSNQNMMMTSPMYPSSSSRIPSSSLQTQAPQHLLPPASLYPYDIAYQNYHQTNLTNQTRNKRKSLTQQRGKRLSILSQDNNNIISPHKDIPQDEFYKHIANISFGKNLQLKQLFNWCMIRSLEILQSKSKSISKSRARQNNTTANNNNNTDMITLNIIKNFVTDLRRGIIDIDWEPEPVENEDDNEQENADDDEEEEENEDEKEDLTNGFESYEDTELRQLFPDDTTTIRRKQEEAIMNKNRKQNQSNKKTMKKKTKNKVIRSAVTNDVDDDCYNNNNYNNNKKKKKLLPNSKNVQNLNNLNILNEKINKIKSEIDQWATSLDAVDPEFGWKYIKSIVNDNIDVDVENNRKEDELSIKTKSTQVEPAEMMSSLYEDLMTKLDALHMNSHYVNSHSTALDKISSQKLLKLSDHINESNMHKRYEDNNAKNGRVDMNKLLLRGLSESILNKKQFLQEQHRR encoded by the coding sequence ATGAGTGTGGAACTCCCACCTAATAAACGAAAAATGTATCCGACACGGATACAAACTATAAAGACAGATCATTTAGATAATCCATCAAAATCAATACAGAGTGATATACAAATTGAAACagctaatgataataataatgatgatgataaccATACTGGGATTACcaagaataagaataagaataataaaaataaaaataaaaataaaaatgagCTTAAACGATCGTCTCCTTTTAATACAGATCAAGATAAACAAGATATCAACAATGTTGATGATCatgattttaaatttaaaagacaccgaataaaaaattcaaatgatatACCGTCCCTAGGTGAACGACTGGATAATTTACAAGATATTAATAGGGCAAGAAGGATAGATAActttaattcatcaatacAGGTCCCACCTTCTTCAAAAGCTGACAATCGTACCAATAATACTGACCACGTTAATATACCGACCGATCATGCATCTGTATCGCAACTGCGacatcaacaacaattgaaaaaacaaGTCGATAATCCATTCCAAGCAAGTGGATCTGTTTCATCGGATTCCTCAACTGGGAACGACGGAATGAATATCCAGAATGCTGCTCCTGGTTTAGGCCCAACTCCATATATGCCTTatatgtattattatcctcctcctcctcctccaGCTCAGTTACTACCGCCGAACAGTAACTTTAGTCCtaaaaattatcaatctTTTCCTCCTTCATTTCCTCCTCCACATCCACCATTTTCAGTGCCGAATTATCTATTATCACCAGTTCAAAATTCACAATATTTGCCAAATTCATCGTTACAACCATTTTATCCCACATCTAATCaaaatatgatgatgacgagTCCCATGTatccatcatcatcttctcGAATACCGTCATCCTCCTTACAAACACAGGCACCACAACACTTATTACCACCTGCATCATTATATCCATATGATATCGcatatcaaaattatcatcaaacAAATTTAACAAATCAAACAAGGAATAAAAGGAAATCACTAACTCAACAAAGGGGTAAAagattatcaatattatcacaagataataataatataatatcaCCACATAAGGATATACCACAAGATGAATTTTATAAACATATTGctaatatttcatttgggaaaaatttacaattgaaacaattgtTTAATTGGTGTATGATTAGATCATTAGAAATTTTacaatcaaaatcaaaatcaatatcaaaatctaGAGCGAGACAGAATAATACTACTgcgaataataataataatacggATATGATtactttgaatattattaagaatTTCGTCACTGATTTGAGAAGAGGTATAATTGATATAGATTGGGAACCAGAACCTGTCGAAAATGAGGATGATAATGAACAAGAGAATGcggatgatgatgaagaagaagaagaaaacgaGGACGAAAAGGAAGATTTGACGAATGGTTTTGAATCATATGAAGACACAGAATTAAGACAATTATTCCCAGATGATACGACAAcaataagaagaaaacagGAAGAAGCAATCATGAATAAGAATAGGAAACAAAATCAGAGTAATAAAAAGacaatgaagaagaagaccaAAAACAAGGTCATACGAAGTGCTGTGACGAATGACGTGGATGATGATtgttataataataataattataataataacaagaaaaagaagaaattgttaCCAAATTCTAAAAAtgttcaaaatttgaacaatttgaatatattaaacgaaaaaattaataaaattaaatcaGAAATTGACCAATGGGCAACTTCACTAGATGCTGTTGATCCCGAATTTGGCTGGAAATATATCAAGTCTATTGTAAATGACAATATCGATGTAGACGTTGAGAACAACCGAAAAGAAGATGAGTTGTCGATAAAGACGAAGTCAACACAAGTGGAACCAGCAGAAATGATGTCATCATTGTATGAAGATTTAATGACCAAGTTAGATGCTTTACATATGAATTCACATTATGTTAACTCTCATTCAACTGCATTAGATAAGATATCTTCTCAAAAGTTACTAAAATTATCAGACCATATCAATGAGAGCAATATGCATAAAAGGTATGAAGATAACAATGCTAAGAACGGACGTGTTGAtatgaataaattattattacgtGGGTTAAGTGAGTCAATCTTAAACAAGAAGCAATTTTTACAAGAACAACATAGAAGGTAA
- the SQT1 gene encoding Sqt1p (similar to Saccharomyces cerevisiae SQT1 (YIR012W); ancestral locus Anc_7.180), protein MSQEEIEPQEEFITNEDVDQEIVLTNDGTDLPLPEEEEEEEEVTEQHTEHDGDIAMGEAEGQNGEDIIEIDMSNNSVSYFDKHTDSVFTISHHPTLPLICTGGGDNVAHLWTSHSHPPKFAGTLQGHTESVIASGFTMDGKFLITGDMNGKILLHKSNKSGSQWKQVSQLQEVDEVVWLKCHPTVPGIFAFGAADGSVWCYQINDNGSDDVSLEQLMSGFAHQQDCTMGEFINLDKAANGESLELISCSLDSSIVGWNCFTGQQLFKITPAELKGLQAPWVSLSLAPSSLTNGNSGIIAAGANNGVLAIINCNNNGAILQLSTVIELKPEQEELDASIESIAWSQNFPLMALGLVSGEILLYDTTTWRVRHKFVLDDSITKLIFDNNDLFASCINGKVYQYDSKTGQEKFVCTGHNMGVLDFVLIKPQQNSTTGLRRLVTAGDEGVSLVFEVPN, encoded by the coding sequence atgtctcaagaagaaatagaacCACAAGAAGAATTCATCACTAACGAAGATGTCGATCAAGAAATCGTCCTAACGAATGATGGGACCGATTTGCCACTaccagaagaagaagaagaagaagaagaggtgACAGAACAACATACTGAACATGACGGTGATATCGCCATGGGTGAAGCTGAAGGACAAAATGGAGAAGATATCATAGAGATAGATATGTCTAATAACTCTGTATCATATTTCGATAAACATACAGATTCTGTATTTACTATATCTCATCATCCAACATTACCTTTAATTTGCACAGGTGGTGGTGATAATGTGGCTCATTTATGGACCTCTCATTCTCATCCTCCTAAATTTGCAGGTACTTTACAAGGTCATACTGAATCTGTCATTGCTTCCGGGTTCACAATGGATGGGAAATTTTTGATCACGGGGGATATGAATGGTAAAATCTTACTTCATAAGAGTAATAAGAGTGGATCTCAATGGAAACAAGTTTCTCAATTACAAGAAGTTGATGAAGTCGTTTGGTTGAAATGTCATCCTACAGTCCCAGGTATATTTGCATTCGGTGCTGCAGATGGGTCTGTTTGGTGTTATCAAATCAATGATAATGGGTCCGATGATGTGTCACTTGAACAATTAATGAGTGGGTTTGCTCACCAACAAGATTGTACCATGGGTGAGTTTATCAACCTTGACAAAGCTGCCAACGGTGAATCATTAGaattaatttcttgttccttAGATAGCAGTATTGTTGGTTGGAACTGTTTCACTGGTCAAcaacttttcaaaattacaCCAGCTGAACTTAAGGGGTTACAAGCTCCTTGGGTGTCTCTTTCATTAGCACCTTCTAGTTTGACTAATGGTAATTCTGGTATCATTGCTGCTGGTGCCAATAATGGTGTATTAGCGATCattaattgtaataataatggtgcCATTTTACAATTATCAACGGTCATTGAATTAAAACCGGAACAAGAAGAACTAGATGCATCAATTGAATCCATTGCATGGTCTCAAAACTTCCCTCTAATGGCATTAGGTTTAGTATCTggtgaaatattattatatgatacTACAACATGGAGAGTTAGACATAAATTTGTCCTAGATGATTCAATCacaaaattaatttttgataataatgatttatttgcCTCATGTATAAATGGGAAAGTTTATCAATATGATTCTAAGACAGGACAAGAGAAATTCGTTTGTACAGGCCATAATATGGGTGTATTAGATTTTGTATTAATAAAACCGCAACAAAATAGTACGACAGGTCTAAGGAGATTAGTAACAGCTGGTGATGAAGGTGTGTCATTAGTATTTGAGGTACCAAATTGA
- the BAR1 gene encoding aspartyl protease BAR1 (similar to Saccharomyces cerevisiae BAR1 (YIL015W); ancestral locus Anc_7.182) — protein MTQSRINPFICCIYVLSLLCLSSNVSSRPLSNRINKRNDISGHLHMKLEHIQQTYYATTLQVGTPPQNITVLLDSGSSDFWLMDSKNPFCMENYCNSTEIPKYNNDLITQNLTIDCSYFNKYNPEISSTYQKLPNDNSRFYLQYTDGSFEDGIWSKETVQIDNYNITSLQLAVANYATTPVGGLLGISFPRRESVKGYDGALNEYYPNFPQVLKNENIIDIVLYSMYLNDLNQDGSLLFGAIDTSKFEGDMITYPMVNVYPNVVDKPATLALTIQGVAAQNTNDCTQNETFMTSKFPVLLDSGTTLMSAPKELADKMADFVNATYSEDDRIYILNCPSQEVLNDIEYIFDFGGLQVKIPLEKFILPSDDGSGPCAFGVLPETTTDRMVLGDIFLSFVYAVFDLDHYQISLANINKNANSESNEDSIINIPSNGAIPGAKVATVKPWSTHEPITVTTNIVSSCKAPSHSTIHKESSSKLTDQSTATATSVNIISKSTNIVTSTPTVPSSQKGNLKNSISMKYVTKTETALSTVLIGVCSNVAYTKILL, from the coding sequence ATGACACAGTCTCGAATAAATCCATTCATTTGTTGTATTTATGTCCtttcattattatgttTATCTTCTAACGTATCATCTAGGCCATTGTCCAAcagaataaataaaagaaatgatatttCAGGACACCTCCATATGAAATTGGAACATATTCAACAAACCTATTACGCAACAACATTACAAGTTGGTACACCACCACAAAATATCACAGTATTATTAGATTCAGGATCTTCCGATTTTTGGTTAATGGATTCCAAAAATCCGTTCTGTATGGAAAATTATTGTAACTCAACTGAAATcccaaaatataataatgatttgattaCTCAAAATTTAACTATAGATTGTTCTTacttcaataaatataatccaGAAATATCATCAACCTATCAGAAATTACCAAATGACAACTCAAGATTTTATCTCCAATATACAGATGGATCCTTTGAAGATGGGATTTGGTCCAAGGAAACTGttcaaattgataattataACATTACCAGTTTACAATTAGCAGTTGCAAATTATGCAACAACTCCAGTTGGTGGATTACTAGGTATTAGTTTCCCAAGAAGAGAATCAGTGAAAGGTTACGACGGTGcattgaatgaatattatCCAAACTTCCCGCAAGTCCTAAAGAATGAAAACATTATTGATATCGTCCTTTATTCCATGTATTTAAATGATCTAAACCAAGATGGCTCTTTATTGTTTGGTGCCATTGATACTTCTAAATTTGAAGGTGATATGATCACTTATCCAATGGTCAACGTCTATCCGAATGTGGTTGATAAACCAGCAACATTAGCATTAACTATACAAGGTGTAGCTGCTCAAAATACTAATGATTGCACacaaaatgaaacattTATGACATCAAAATTTCCCGTATTGTTGGATTCAGGCACTACATTAATGAGTGCCCCTAAGGAATTGGCTGATAAGATGGCTGATTTTGTTAATGCAACATATAGTGAAGATGACAGGATATATATCTTGAATTGTCCATCACAGGAAgtattaaatgatattgaatatatttttgattttggaGGGTTACAAGTTAAAATCCCATTGGAGAAATTCATTTTACCCTCTGATGATGGATCGGGACCATGTGCCTTTGGTGTTTTACCTGAAACAACTACTGATAGAATGGTATTAGGTGACATTTTCCTATCTTTCGTTTATGCAGTTTTTGATTTAGATCATTATCAAATCTCTCTAGCAAATATCAATAAGAATGCTAATTCCGAAAGTAATGAggattcaataataaatatccCATCTAACGGTGCCATACCAGGAGCTAAAGTCGCAACTGTAAAACCGTGGTCCACACATGAACCTATAACAGTGACAACTAACATTGTCTCTTCATGTAAAGCGCCTTCTCATAGCACCATACACAAGGAATCATCCTCTAAATTAACGGATCAATCAACTGCTACTGCCACTTCAGTGAATATTATTTCGAAGAGTACAAATATTGTAACTTCTACCCCAACAGTACCGTCTTCACAAAAAGGAAACcttaaaaattcaatatctATGAAATACGTTACAAAAACTGAAACAGCTCTTTCGACGGTATTAATTGGCGTTTGTTCTAATGTTGCGTATACCAAAATACTCCTTTAG
- the SNL1 gene encoding Snl1p (similar to Saccharomyces cerevisiae SNL1 (YIL016W); ancestral locus Anc_7.183) has translation MEAVEDILQDQTMSAIISETITSTSTVATNTITMTSASTTTSTSTSTMSNIIPSAVAKMGCIKKYLSSCSCCSNTSCFKICSGIAVAILSFLLWKLFNRSSTYVKSNAKLDEKPVPITKESQIDNIQLRFQNEFVTKIDPLLESFDSSDEQHIYNRNYYNEMLLKLLIELDDIDLTTIDDKQTKMDMKEKRKLVIKDIQTYLKTLDSLK, from the coding sequence ATGGAAGCAGTTGAAGATATCCTACAAGATCAAACCATGTCTGCCATTATCTCAGAAACAATCACCTCTACAAGCACTGTTGCTACCAACACTATAACAATGACGTCCGCTTCCACTACCACTAGTACTAGTACTTCCACCATGTCTAACATTATCCCCTCAGCAGTTGCAAAAATGGGATGTATCAAAAAATACCTTTCATCTTGTTCATGTTGTTCAAACACATCCTGCTTCAAAATCTGTTCTGGTATCGCTGTTGCAATCTTATCATTCCTTCTATGGAAATTATTTAACCGTTCATCAACTTACGTTAAATCAAATGcaaaattagatgaaaaaCCAGTTCCAATCACTAAGGAATCTCAAATTGATAACATTCAATTAAGATTCCAAAATGAATTCGTCACAAAGATTGATCCATTATTGGAATCATTCGATTCATCAGATGAACAACATATTTATAATcgtaattattataatgaaatgttattgaaattattaattgaattggatGATATCGATTTGACTACTATTGATGATAAACAAACTAAAATGGATATGAaggaaaagagaaaattggtcattaaagatattcaaacttatttgaaaacattggattctttgaaatag